One region of Molothrus aeneus isolate 106 chromosome 1, BPBGC_Maene_1.0, whole genome shotgun sequence genomic DNA includes:
- the ACKR2 gene encoding atypical chemokine receptor 2 → MPKNSCNKPLHQKCLWQRPFLVCQRMRILQHPQTKEVCKSLVQASGRMERGEEAPLPETMWNGYLSNFSHGTTGGSHWTNTSSGVTAATTDTWLDAANSSEYLYEYLDDEDYGLYGLCTKEEVLSFSRVFLPSFYTVIFLLGMAGNALLFTVLLMYIKKKKKMTELYLLNLVVSDFFLLLTLPFWALYISQWVTWDILCPFINAMYTLNFYSGIFFVSCMSLDMYLQIVHAWSPHSSTVWRNSILILLVMWVLSIALSIPDGLFTSTRQMHNKTIMCTQDYGQEHLFWKVVFRVIQNILGFLFPFLFMTFCYSRIACVLSTSQIPGSRRALCLVLTLVGVFFVLWCPYNIVLILHSLQDVGVIRSCESSRKLDYALQVTESLSFVHCCLNPLLYAFVKKRFRAYLWKIPQAIFRRGAFFSIQDSQTSPSCSRYAAEIEMLSITNAS, encoded by the exons ATGCCCAAAAACTCCTGCAATAAACCACTTCATCAGAAATGCCTTTGGCAGAGGCCATTTCTGGTCTGTCAGAGGATGAGGATCCTGCAGCATC CACAAACGAAAGAAGTTTGTAAAAGCCTGGTTCAAGCCTCTGGCAGGAtggaaagaggagaagaagCTCCT ctgcctGAAACTATGTGGAATGGGTATTTAAGCAATTTCAGTCATGGGACCACAGGAG GCAGCCACTGGACAAACACAAGCTCAGGAGTGACAGCAGCAACCACAGACACGTGGCTGGATGCTGCCAATTCGAGTGAGTACCTGTACGAGTACCTGGATGACGAGGATTATGGGCTCTATGGCCTCTGCACCAAAGAGGAGGTGCTGTCCTTCAGCAGGGTGTTCTTGCCATCATTTTACACTGTGATCTTCCTGCTTGGAATGGCTGGGAATGCTCTCCTGTTTACTGTCCTCCTCATGTacatcaagaagaagaagaagatgacTGAGTTGTATCTGCTGAACCTGGTGGTTTCAGACTTCTTCCTGCTACTGACCCTTCCTTTCTGGGCTCTGTACATTTCTCAGTGGGTCACCTGGGACATCTTGTGCCCATTCATAAATGCCATGTACACTCTGAACTTCTACAGTGGCATCTTCTTTGTGAGCTGCATGAGCCTGGACATGTACCTGCAGATAGTTCATGCTTGGTCTCCTCACAGCTCCACGGTGTGGAGAAATTCCATCCTCATCTTGTTGGTGATGTGGGTCCTTTCCATAGCTCTCTCCATTCCTGATGGCCTTTTCACCAGCACAAGGCAAATGCACAACAAAACCATCATGTGCACCCAGGATTATGGCCAGGaacatttattttggaaagTTGTCTTTCGGGTGATTCAAAACATCCTGGgattccttttccccttcctcttcatgaccttctgctACTCCCGCATTGCCTGTGTGCTCAGCACCTCCCAGATAcctggctccaggagagctctcTGCTTAGTCCTTACTCTGGTGGGGGTCTTCTTTGTGCTGTGGTGTCCTTACAACATTGTGCTCATCCTCCACTCCCTGCAAGACGTTGGTGTGATCAGGAGctgtgaaagcagcaggaaactgGACTATGCCCTGCAGGTCACGGAGAGCTTGTCCTTTGTCCACTGCTGTCTCAACCCCTTGCTCTATGCTTTTGTGAAGAAACGGTTCAGGGCATATTTGTGGAAGATCCCTCAGGCCATTTTTAGGAGAGGTGCTTTCTTTTCCATCCAGGACTCCCAGACGAGCCCGTCTTGCAGCAGATACGCAGCTGAGATAGAAATGTTGAGCATCACAAATGCCtcataa
- the CYP8B1 gene encoding 7-alpha-hydroxycholest-4-en-3-one 12-alpha-hydroxylase — protein sequence MVLWVVLLCTLVSSLLGGLYVLGVFRRQRPNEPPLDKGTIPWLGHLLEFRKDSSEFLKRMQSKHGDVFTVLIGGYYFTFVMDPFSFGTIVKESRSKLDFRTSATQLVMQAFGYKPIKATYSIVHTSSLKHLMGDGLTVLTQATMEGFRKLLLFNLSSGEKRVWQEENLFHYCYNIVFRAGYLALYGSEPPQGAGSQEKAEEQDRLHSNQLFQEFRKYDRLFPRLAYALLPPKDKREAERLKRHFWNVLSVKKVWQKDNISGWISDQDKLLAENGVPEYMRERFLFMLLWASQGNTGPTAFWLLLYLLKHPEALKAVRGEVDKVLKESGQEVKAGSPPVTVTRDMLSQTPLLDSALEETLRLVAAPVLVRAVLEDTSLRTSRGTEFTLRRGDRVALFPHISVQMNPEIHEEPQKFKYDRFVNPDGTRRDFYRNGKKLKFVSMPWGAGVSTCPGRFFATAEMKLFVFLMLSHFDLELVDEEEEIPAVDISRWGFGTMQPVRDVRFRHRPRF from the coding sequence ATGGTGCTCTGGGTGGTTCTCCTCTGTACCTTGGTGTCATCACTGCTCGGTGGGCTCTATGTCCTGGGCGTGTTTCGGAGACAGAGACCCAATGAGCCACCCCTGGACAAAGGTACCATTCCCTGGCTGGGCCACCTGCTGGAATTCAGAAAGGACAGCTCAGAGTTTCTCAAAAGGATGCAGAGCAAACACGGGGATGTTTTCACGGTGCTGATCGGTGGCTATTACTTCACCTTTGTGATGGATCCCTTCTCCTTTGGCACCATTGTGAAGGAATCGCGATCCAAACTGGACTTTAGGACTAGTGCAACTCAGCTGGTCATGCAGGCTTTTGGCTACAAGCCCATCAAAGCCACTTATAGCATAGTTCATACATCAAGCCTAAAGCACCTGATGGGAGATGGCCTCACTGTCCTCACACAAGCCACCATGGAGGGCTTTCggaagctgctgcttttcaacCTGAGCTCAGGAGAGAAGAGAGTGTGGCAGGAGGAAAACCTCTTCCACTACTGCTACAACATCGTCTTCAGAGCTGGGTATCTGGCTCTGTATGGCAGTGAGCCACCCCAAGGGGCCGGGAGCCAGGAGAAAGCTGAAGAGCAGGATCGCCTCCACTCCAACCAGCTCTTCCAGGAGTTTCGTAAGTACGACCGCCTCTTCCCTCGCCTGGCCtatgctctgctgcctcccaaGGACAAAAGAGAGGCTGAGAGGCTGAAGAGACACTTCTGGAACGTGCTGTCTGTGAAGAAGGTCTGGCAGAAGGACAATATCAGTGGCTGGATAAGCGATCAAGACAAACTTCTGGCAGAAAACGGTGTCCCCGAGTACATGCGGGAGCGTTTCTTGTTCATGCTCCTCTGGGCATCCCAAGGCAACACGGGCCCGACTGCCTTCTGGCTCCTCTTGTATCTGCTGAAGCACCCAGAGGCTCTGAAGGCTGTGAGAGGTGAGGTGGATAAAGTCTTGAAGGAGAGTGGGCAGGAAGTAAAGGCAGGGAGCCCCCCAGTTACTGTCACTAGGGACATGCTGAGCCAGACTCCTCTGCTGGACAGTGCTCTGGAGGAGACCCTGAGGCTGGtggcagccccagtgctggtCAGAGCTGTCCTCGAGGACACCTCCCTGAGGACAAGCAGGGGGACAGAGTTCACCCTCCGCAGGGGGGACAGGGTGGCTCTGTTCCCACACATCTCCGTGCAGATGAACCCAGAAATCCACGAGGAGCCTCAGAAATTTAAGTACGACCGTTTTGTGAACCCAGACGGCACCAGGAGAGATTTCTACAGAAACGGGAAGAAGCTGAAATTCGTCAGCATGCCTTGGGGGGCAGGAGTTTCCACCTGTCCCGGGCGCTTCTTTGCTACTGCTGAAATGAAATTGTTTGTGTTCTTGATGCTGAGTCACTTTGACCTGGAGCTGGtcgatgaggaggaggagatccCAGCCGTAGACATCAGCCGCTGGGGGTTCGGGACCATGCAGCCTGTGCGCGACGTTCGGTTCAGGCACCGGCCACGCTTCTGA